The Bacillus thermozeamaize DNA window CGATGACCATGCAACATAAGCGCCACTTGTGGGAGGAGTTTCCTGATTTTCAGGATAAGACGTTTACCTTGAAGGAGTACATACGGGAACATGGCCCGCAAAAGGCGGCCGGAGCCGATGCGGAAGCCACCGGTGCGTCGCCGGCGGCGGAAGCGGAAGGGCCAGAGGAGTCCAAAGCGAAGCAGCCACAGGAGTCCGGGGAGTCAGGGGATGGGCCTGATGATTTTTCATGGGAGTACCTGGAGTCCTATTTTTCTTCGCTGGACGTCAGGGATCCGTTCGGCGGAGAGCTGGAAGTTTACCGGCAGACACGGGATGAGCTGGAGGAGAACATCCGCCATTTGTTACAGTTGTTGGCAGCCTCTGTCAGCCAGCCCGAAGATGCGTTATAATGGCAGGGAGTTTGCAGAGGAGTTTGCAGAGAGGAAGGGAGCCTTTCATGGAAAACGGCCAGTTGAGAGTGGCACTAGCGGCAGACCACGGGGGGTTTCGCCTGAAGGAAGAGATTAAGAAAGAACTGGAAGAGATGGGGGTTATCTACGAGGATTTCGGCACCCATTCGCCTGATTCTGTAGATTACCCCGATTTTGCCATCCCGGTGGCGAAAAAGGTGGCAGCGGGCGAATTTGATCGCGGGATTCTGATCTGCGGCACCGGGATTGGCATGACGATTGCGGCGAACAAGGTGCGCGGAATACGTTGCGCCTTGGTGCATGATGCCTTTTCCGCGCGGGCGACGCGGGAACATAACGACAGCAACCTGCTGGCGATGGGGGAGCGGGTGATCGGCCCGGGGCTGGCGCGGGAGATCGTGCGGATTTGGTTGACAACGCCGTTTGCCGGCGGGCGGCATCAGCGGCGCATCGAAAAGATCCGGGAGCTGGAAGCACAGGAACATCCGGAGCCTGATCATCTGCCTTCCTGTTGCGATGGGGCAGGGAAATGAGGAGGTGAGCCGGTGAGCGATCGGAACCGGCAGCTGGCAGAGACGCCCGTATGCGGAGCGGCTGGCACTTTGGATCTGGACGGCGTCTATCAGGCGGTCCGATCCATTCTGGAAGAATTGTGGGAGAAACAGAGGGAAGCGTTGTGGCAGGGACAAAAGAGGGGGCCTGCAGCGCCGCAGGTTTGGGTGATCGGGGCCAGCACCAGCGAGGTACAGGGCCATCCGATTGGCAAACAGGGCAGCGAGGCGATTGCGGCACGGATTTTTCGCGCGGCAGAAGAGGTGGCCCGGGAACGGGACATCCGGATGGCCTACCAGTGTTGCGAGCATCTCAATCGGGCGTTGGTGGTGGATCGGAGCACCGCGATGGCCCATTCCTGGGAGCCGGTGACGGTGGTTCCGGTTCCTGAAGCGGGAGGGGCGCTGGCTGCCTATGCATTTGCCCACATGGAGGATCCGGTGGTGGTCGAGGCCATCCGGGCGGATGCCGGCATCGACATTGGCGACACTCTGATCGGGATGCACTTGAAGCCGGTTGCGGTTCCTTTTCGGCCATCCTGCCGGCAAGTGGGCCGTGCCCATGTCACCGCCGCGTGGACAAGGCCCAAGCTGATTGGCGGCTCACGGGCTGTGTATTCGAGGAACTGACGCGTCAATCGTCTGCCATTTTAGCAAAGAAAGGGGAACGTCAAACATGCTGGAACATCTCGTCAGGCAGGATCCGGAGGTGGCCTCCGCGCTGCAAAAGGAATTGCAGCGGCAAAACCAGAACATCGAGTTGATCGCTTCGGAAAACTTCGTCAGTCCGGCCGTGCTGGAGGCGCTGGGTACCGTTTTGACCAACAAATACGCCGAGGGGTATCCTGGGCGCCGCTATTATGGTGGCTGCGAGTATGTGGATGTTGTGGAAGAGTTGGCGCGGGAGAGGGCCAAACAGCTTTTTGGGGCCGATCACGCCAACGTGCAGCCGCACTCCGGCGCCCAGGCCAACATGGCCGTCTACAGTGCCGTGCTGAAGCCCGGCGACAAGGTGCTGGGGATGAACCTGGCCCACGGCGGTCACCTGACCCACGGCAGCCCGGTCAACTTTTCCGGCCAGCTGTACCAGTTCATCCCTTACGGGGTGGATGAAAAAACCCACCTGATCCGCTACGATGAAGTGCGGGAGCTGGCGCGCCAGCACCGTCCCAGGCTGATTGTGGCAGGGGCCAGCGCCTATCCGCGGGTGATCGATTTCGCCGCATTGCGGGAGATCGCCGATGAGGTCGGAGCTTATTTGATGGTGGACATGGCCCACATCGCCGGCTTGGTGGCCACCGGGCTGCATCCGTCTCCGATTCCGTACGCTCATTTTGTCACCACCACCACCCACAAGACGCTGCGCGGGCCGCGGGGCGGCATGATTCTTTGCCAGGAGGCGTTTGCCAAGGAGATCGACAAGGCCATTTTCCCGGGGATTCAAGGCGGCCCCCTGATGCATGTGATCGCCGCCAAGGCGGTGGCTTTTGGCGAGGCGCTGCAGCCTGCGTTCCGGGATTATTGCCGGCAGGTGGTGGAGAATGCCAAGGCGCTGGCCGAATCGCTGATGAATCATGGGCTGCAGCTGGTATCCGGCGGGACAGATAATCACCTCATCCTGGTGGATGTGCGCAACCTCGGCCTGACCGGCAAAGAGGCGGAGGCCATTCTCGACGAGGTGAATATCACCGTGAACAAAAATGCCATTCCGTACGATCCGGCCAAGCCGATGGTCACCAGCGGCATCCGCATCGGCACGCCGGCTGTCACGACGCGTGGCATGGATGCGGAGGCGATGGTCGAAATTGCCGGGATCATCGCGTCGGTGCTCAAGGAGCGGGACAATGCGGCGGTCAAGGAGGAGGCCCGCCGCAAAGTGGCTGAGCTGACCCGGCGTTTTCCCTTGTATGCCCAGCTTCGTTATGCCGAGGCGTGAAGCGGTGGCGGAGAACGCCTTGCGCGGAAGAGAAACTGGCGACTGGGGATGAGGGAAAACATGGGCAAAGTTTATCATTTTGATCATCCGTTGATTCAGCACAAGTTGACCTTTATTCGCGACCGGCGCACGGGGACCAAGGAGTTCCGCGAACTGGTGGACGAAGTGGCCACGCTGATGGCTTATGAAATCACCCGCGACCTGCCGTTGCAGGAAGTGGTGATCGAAACGCCGGTGGGGACTGCCAGAAGCCGCGTGATCAGCGGCAAAAAACTGGGCATCATCCCCATCTTGCGGGCCGGATTGGGCATGGTGGACGGCATACTGAAGCTGATTCCGGCGGCCAAGGTGGGGCATGTGGGATTGTATCGGGATCACGAGACGCTGCAGCCGGTGGTATACTATGTCAAGCTGCCTACGGACATCGCGGAACGGGAATTGATTGTCATCGATCCGATGCTGGCGACCGGCGGTTCCGCTGCGGCGGCGCTTGCGCTGCTGAAAGAACGGGGCGCCAAAAGTGTGAAGTTGATGTGCCTGGTTGCGGCCCCGGAGGGAATTCGGCGGATTCAGGAGGAGCATCCGGATGTGGACATTTATGTCGCCGCGGTGGATGAACGCCTGAATGAGTGCGGGTATATCGTTCCCGGCCTGGGGGATGCCGGAGACCGGTTGTTTGGGACCAAGTAAGCGAAGAAAAAACAGAGAGAAGAAAAAACACAGCAAGAAAGAAACCGGAACGTATGGCGCAAGCAAGGAGAAGCAAAAGGGAGGGTAGAGGACAGCGAGTTGTCCGTCATAGATGAAGGTTCTCAGTGTATTCGGCACCCGGCCGGAGGCGATCAAGATGGCACCGGTGGTTCATCGCCTGCGGCAGATGCCGGGCATCCGTTCCTATGTCTGTGTCACCGCCCAGCACCGGCAGATGCTGGATCAGGTGTTGGAGGCATTTGCCATTGATCCGAATTATGACTTGAACATCATGACGCCCAGGCAGAGTTTGACCCAGATTACCACGCGCGTGCTGGAAGGGCTGGAGCGCATCATCCAGGAGTTGCGCCCTGATCTGATCCTGGTCCACGGGGATACCACCACCAGTTTTGCCGCGGCTTTGGCCGCCTTTTACCATCATGTGGCGGTGGGACATGTGGAGGCGGGCTTGCGTACATACGACAAAAACGCGCCATACCCGGAAGAGATGAACCGGCAGCTGGTGGGCGTGCTGGCTGACCTGCATTTTGCGCCGACGAAATGGGCGGCTGAGAACCTGCGCCGGGAACGCAAACCCTCCGGGCAGATCTGGATCACCGGCAACACGGTGATTGACGCGCTGGCGACGACGGTCCGTCCGGACTACAGCCACCCCGTTTTGGAAAAGATCGCAGGAAAAAAGATGGTGCTGATGACGGCGCACCGGCGGGAAAACATTGGAGAGCCCCTGCGCCGGATCTGCCGCGCCGTTTTGCGCCTCGTGGAGGAGCATCCGGAGATTGCCGTGGTATACCCGGTACACCTCAATCCGGCGGTGCAGGAAACGGTCCGGGAAGGGCTCGGCGGACATCCGCGAATTCACTTGATCGAACCGCTGGATGTCCTGGATTTTCACAACTTTGAAGCCCGCGCGCACCTGATACTCAGCGATTCGGGCGGCGTTCAGGAGGAAGCACCCGCTTTCGGGGTGCCGGTACTGGTGCTGCGGGAGAAGACGGAACGGCCGGAGGGTGTGGAGGCGGGGACGCTGCGGCTGGTGGGAACGGACGAAGAGCGGATTTTTGCCGAAGCCGACCGGCTCCTGCGTGACGAGGACGCGTATCGCCGGATGGCGCAGGCGGCCAACCCTTACGGCGACGGACAGGCTGCCGCAAGGATTGCCCGGGCGATTGGTTACCATTTCGGATTTGAAAAAGAACCGCCTGAACCTTTTTCGCCGCAAGCGTCTTTGTGACAATTTTGTCACAAATCGCATGGAACAGCTGGAAATAGCCGGGGACCCTGTGCCTTTCGTTGACATGGTTACCCGGCTATTGTACCATAGCATAGGACACGAGAAGCGTTTCCACGAGTATGCAAGAAACAGAATCGGGAGCTTGAGGCCAGAAAGGAGAGCGAGGCGTGACCCACCCCGAGCGCGGGAACCTATGGCGGGCGGCTGCGATCGTCAGCGTGATCGGCATCGATCTGGCCATCTTTTTTCTCCTCGGCGTGGCGCTGGGACGCTGGCTGGATCGCATCTTTCAGACGATGCCTCTTTTCATGATCCTGGGCATGTTGCTGGGTTTGCTCGGCTGGGTGTTAAGCCTTTTGCCCATTGTCAAGCGCTTGGCGGGAGATGGCCATGAACGATGATTTGACCCGCCGGGTGAACGGCCTGGTTCGTTTGATGCTGCTGCTCATGGCGGTTTGGGTGCTCGGCTGGGGATTTACGCCATGGAAACCGTTTTTCCTGGGCCTCATCGTGGGGAGCCTGGTCAGCCTCGTCAATGCGTTGCACATGGCCTGGAGGGTGCGGCGGTTTTTCAGATGGTACAACCTGACCGGGAGGCGGCCGCGGCTTGCGGCTGGCACGCCATTCCGGTTCAGCATGGCCATCCTGGCAGCCCTGGTGGCCTGGCGCTGGCCGCAGGTGGATTTGCTCGGCACGATCCTGGGACTTGTGACAGCCCCGGCCATGACCCTCATTCATGGCCTGTTAACCCTCAAGGAATACTCTATCCGCAATAACCAACCGTGAAAGGGGTGATACCGTTGCATGAGAGTCCGGTCTGGGTGCCGCTGGAGAGTCTGCCGTGGTTGACGTTTGACCTGTCCACCCTCTACATGACGCTGATCACGATGGTCATCGTGTTTCTCATTGCTTGGTTCGGCGCACGTGGCGCGACCACGGGCGTGCCCCGGGGATTGCAAAACGTCCTGGAATGGCTGGTGGATTTTGTCCGCAACATCATCGGCATCGCGATGGACCTGCGGAAAGGGGAACGCTTCCTCTCGCTGGGGCTGACCTTGATCATGTTCATTTTCGTCGCCAATCTTCTGGGACTGATCTGGGTGATCGAGACCGAACACACCGAACCCCTGACCATTCTGGGGATCGAGGTGGTTTCGGAAGAGATGCTGGCAGAGGCGGAGGCGGAGGGCAAGCACGGCGTCTCCATGGTCTGGTGGAAATCGCCGACAGCTGATGCCAGTGTGACGCTGGGGTTGTCATTCATGATCATCGTTCTCAGTCATATCCTCGGCGTTCGCATGGCCGGTCCCAAAGCCTACCTGAAACATTTTGTCGAACCTTATCCCGTCTTTTTGCCGCTCAACCTGATTGAAGAGGTGGCCAACACGCTGACGCTGGGCCTGCGTCTTTTTGGCAATATCTTCGCGGGCGAGGTGCTGATCGCGGTCATTCTCATGCTGGGCGCGGTCGGTATCGTGCCGATGATTGTCTGGCAGGGATTCAGCGTGTTTGTCGGCGCCGTGCAGGCCTTTATCTTTACAGTCCTGAGCATGGTCTATATCAGCCGGAAAATTGAACACAGTCACTGATTTCCGGAATTTTTCCCGAGCCATGGATGTGAACCATGGGTTTCATGATATGATATCTTGCTTCATTTCATGACAGGTTGCTGCCATTTCCAAATATTTGTCTTCAAATTGTGAAAGGAGTGCTGACATTAATGAGTCTCAATATTTTAGCCGCAGCGATTGCAGCAGGTCTGGCCGCCGTTGGAGCAGGGATTGGCAACGGGTTGCTGTTTGGCCGTACCGTGGAAGGGGTATCCCGGCAGCCCGAATTGCAGGGTCGTTTGATGGGTCTGATGTTTATCTGCTTCGGTCTGGTTGAAGCCTTGCCGATCATCGCGGTGGTTATTGGTTTGCTTGCCTTCTTCTCCTAACAAAGGACGAAAAGCTCCTGACGGACAGGAGCGGGGGATGATCAGGGCGGCGGCAGATCTCGCCCCGCCTTTGTCTTGTATCAGAGAAAAAAGGAGTGAGTCGGCTTGGCGTTTCACATCGGCAATTTTTTGATCACCATTATCGCGTTTGGAATTCTTTTCTGGCTGCTGAGCCGCTACGCGTTTGGTCCGCTGATCGGAGTGATGGCCAAGCGTCAGGAGGAGATCGCCAGACAGATTGAGGAGGCGGCTGCCCGCAGCCAGGAGGCGGAACAGCTACTGGCTGAACAGAAACAGCTCCTCAAGCAGGCGCGCGAGGAGGCGCGCGAGATTGTCGAACGCGCCCGCGTGACAAGCGAGAAGCAGGCGGAAGAAATCATCAGCCAGGCCAAGGCGGAAGCCGAACGCCAGCGGCAGCAGGCACTGGCTGAAATTCAGCGGGAGAAAGAGGTGGCCCTTGCCGCGATGCGCGAGCAAATGGCTGTCCTTTCTGTTCAGATTGCGGCCAAAATCATCGAAAAGGAAATCGATCCGCAAGCGCAGCGTGAGCTGATTGACAGCTTTGTCGAACAGGTAGGGAAAGTGCAATGATGGTGGCAAAGCGATATGCCAAGGCGATGTTTGAACTGGCGCTGGAACAGGGGCGGCTGGATGAGATCGCCGCTGACTTGACGCTGATCAGAGACAGTATCGATCAACATGCCCCTTGGCGGGAGTGGCTGGCCAACCCGCAGGTGTCGGCTCAGGACAAGCAATCCGCGGTTCGCCAGCTGTACGGGGAAAAGGTCTCCCCTGAAGTATTGCATCTCCTGCTGATTTTGCTCAAAAACAGGCGTGCACTGCTCATCAGCCAGGTGGTCAGAAGCTATTTGGACATGGTGGACGAGTACAAGGGTGTGGTCCATGCGCATGTATCGTCCGCGTTCCCGCTGACGGAGACAGAAGAGGAGCACCTCGCCGCCTCGCTGAAGGAGTTGACCGGAAAGACGGAGGTCGTCCTGCACAAGGAGACAGACCCCGAGCTGATCGGCGGGGTGCTGGTCCGGATCGGCGACCGGCTGTACGACGGCAGCGTCCGTGGTCTTCTGCAGCGGATGGAGAAACAACTGGTGACAGCCTGACAGCAGGTTAGGGCAGTAATGTGAGAGAAGGGGTGAATCAATGAGCATCCGACCTGAGGAAATCAGTACCATACTCAAGCAGCAGATCGCCAACTTCCAGACCGAACTGGAAGTCAGCGATGTCGGGACCGTCATCCAGGTTGGTGACGGGATTGCGCGTGTCTATGGCCTGTCCAATGTGATGGCCGGAGAACTCTTGGAGTTTGAAAATGGCGTCATGGGAATGGCCCAGAACCTGGAAGAGGACAACGTCGGCGTCGTGATCATGGGTCCCTTCACCGGCATTCACGAAGGCGACCGCGTCAAGCGGACGGGACGGATTATGGAGGTGCCGGTGGGCGAGGCCCTGCTGGGACGGGTGGTCAACCCGCTGGGTCAGCCCATCGACGGGCTGGGTCCGATTCAGACGAGCGAATACCGTCCGGTTGAATCTCCCGCCCCTGGCGTGATCGATCGGCGGTCGGTGCATGAGCCGATGCAGACCGGTATCAAGGCGATCGACTCGATGGTGCCGATCGGCCGCGGCCAGCGGGAGCTGATCATCGGGGATCGCCAGACCGGAAAGACGGCGATTGCCGTGGACACGATCATCAACCAAAAGGGCCAGAACATGATCTGCATCTACGTGGCCATCGGACAGAAGCAGTCGACGGTGGTTAGCGTCGTGGAGACGTTGAAAAAGCACGGCGCGATGGATTACACCATTGTCGTCAGCGCCTCCGCATCGGAGCCGGCACCGCTCTTGTACCTGGCGCCGTATGCCGGTTGCGCCATGGGCGAATATTTCATGTACAAGGGCAAGCACGT harbors:
- a CDS encoding ribose 5-phosphate isomerase B is translated as MRVALAADHGGFRLKEEIKKELEEMGVIYEDFGTHSPDSVDYPDFAIPVAKKVAAGEFDRGILICGTGIGMTIAANKVRGIRCALVHDAFSARATREHNDSNLLAMGERVIGPGLAREIVRIWLTTPFAGGRHQRRIEKIRELEAQEHPEPDHLPSCCDGAGK
- a CDS encoding TIGR01440 family protein, which codes for MDGVYQAVRSILEELWEKQREALWQGQKRGPAAPQVWVIGASTSEVQGHPIGKQGSEAIAARIFRAAEEVARERDIRMAYQCCEHLNRALVVDRSTAMAHSWEPVTVVPVPEAGGALAAYAFAHMEDPVVVEAIRADAGIDIGDTLIGMHLKPVAVPFRPSCRQVGRAHVTAAWTRPKLIGGSRAVYSRN
- a CDS encoding serine hydroxymethyltransferase (catalyzes the reaction of glycine with 5,10-methylenetetrahydrofolate to form L-serine and tetrahydrofolate) codes for the protein MLEHLVRQDPEVASALQKELQRQNQNIELIASENFVSPAVLEALGTVLTNKYAEGYPGRRYYGGCEYVDVVEELARERAKQLFGADHANVQPHSGAQANMAVYSAVLKPGDKVLGMNLAHGGHLTHGSPVNFSGQLYQFIPYGVDEKTHLIRYDEVRELARQHRPRLIVAGASAYPRVIDFAALREIADEVGAYLMVDMAHIAGLVATGLHPSPIPYAHFVTTTTHKTLRGPRGGMILCQEAFAKEIDKAIFPGIQGGPLMHVIAAKAVAFGEALQPAFRDYCRQVVENAKALAESLMNHGLQLVSGGTDNHLILVDVRNLGLTGKEAEAILDEVNITVNKNAIPYDPAKPMVTSGIRIGTPAVTTRGMDAEAMVEIAGIIASVLKERDNAAVKEEARRKVAELTRRFPLYAQLRYAEA
- a CDS encoding uracil phosphoribosyltransferase — translated: MGKVYHFDHPLIQHKLTFIRDRRTGTKEFRELVDEVATLMAYEITRDLPLQEVVIETPVGTARSRVISGKKLGIIPILRAGLGMVDGILKLIPAAKVGHVGLYRDHETLQPVVYYVKLPTDIAERELIVIDPMLATGGSAAAALALLKERGAKSVKLMCLVAAPEGIRRIQEEHPDVDIYVAAVDERLNECGYIVPGLGDAGDRLFGTK
- a CDS encoding UDP-N-acetylglucosamine 2-epimerase, which codes for MKVLSVFGTRPEAIKMAPVVHRLRQMPGIRSYVCVTAQHRQMLDQVLEAFAIDPNYDLNIMTPRQSLTQITTRVLEGLERIIQELRPDLILVHGDTTTSFAAALAAFYHHVAVGHVEAGLRTYDKNAPYPEEMNRQLVGVLADLHFAPTKWAAENLRRERKPSGQIWITGNTVIDALATTVRPDYSHPVLEKIAGKKMVLMTAHRRENIGEPLRRICRAVLRLVEEHPEIAVVYPVHLNPAVQETVREGLGGHPRIHLIEPLDVLDFHNFEARAHLILSDSGGVQEEAPAFGVPVLVLREKTERPEGVEAGTLRLVGTDEERIFAEADRLLRDEDAYRRMAQAANPYGDGQAAARIARAIGYHFGFEKEPPEPFSPQASL
- a CDS encoding F0F1 ATP synthase subunit A, which produces MHESPVWVPLESLPWLTFDLSTLYMTLITMVIVFLIAWFGARGATTGVPRGLQNVLEWLVDFVRNIIGIAMDLRKGERFLSLGLTLIMFIFVANLLGLIWVIETEHTEPLTILGIEVVSEEMLAEAEAEGKHGVSMVWWKSPTADASVTLGLSFMIIVLSHILGVRMAGPKAYLKHFVEPYPVFLPLNLIEEVANTLTLGLRLFGNIFAGEVLIAVILMLGAVGIVPMIVWQGFSVFVGAVQAFIFTVLSMVYISRKIEHSH
- a CDS encoding F0F1 ATP synthase subunit C: MSLNILAAAIAAGLAAVGAGIGNGLLFGRTVEGVSRQPELQGRLMGLMFICFGLVEALPIIAVVIGLLAFFS
- a CDS encoding ATP synthase F0 subunit B, with the translated sequence MAFHIGNFLITIIAFGILFWLLSRYAFGPLIGVMAKRQEEIARQIEEAAARSQEAEQLLAEQKQLLKQAREEAREIVERARVTSEKQAEEIISQAKAEAERQRQQALAEIQREKEVALAAMREQMAVLSVQIAAKIIEKEIDPQAQRELIDSFVEQVGKVQ
- a CDS encoding ATP synthase F1 subunit delta, yielding MMVAKRYAKAMFELALEQGRLDEIAADLTLIRDSIDQHAPWREWLANPQVSAQDKQSAVRQLYGEKVSPEVLHLLLILLKNRRALLISQVVRSYLDMVDEYKGVVHAHVSSAFPLTETEEEHLAASLKELTGKTEVVLHKETDPELIGGVLVRIGDRLYDGSVRGLLQRMEKQLVTA
- a CDS encoding F0F1 ATP synthase subunit alpha, with protein sequence MSIRPEEISTILKQQIANFQTELEVSDVGTVIQVGDGIARVYGLSNVMAGELLEFENGVMGMAQNLEEDNVGVVIMGPFTGIHEGDRVKRTGRIMEVPVGEALLGRVVNPLGQPIDGLGPIQTSEYRPVESPAPGVIDRRSVHEPMQTGIKAIDSMVPIGRGQRELIIGDRQTGKTAIAVDTIINQKGQNMICIYVAIGQKQSTVVSVVETLKKHGAMDYTIVVSASASEPAPLLYLAPYAGCAMGEYFMYKGKHVLVVYDDLSKQAAAYRELSLLLRRPPGREAYPGDVFYLHSRLLERAAKLNDELGGGSLTALPFIETQAGDVSAYIPTNVISITDGQIFLESDLFYSGQRPAVNVGLSVSRVGGAAQIKAMKKVAGTLRLDLAQYRELAAFAQFGSDLDKATQARLIRGQRTMEILKQDQYKPMPVEKQVVSIYTAVKGYLDEYPVEDVLRFESEFLAYMDAQPQGQEVLKAIRETGDLSAETEEKLQKCIEDFKKGFVSSKA